A region from the Mycolicibacterium phlei genome encodes:
- the metG gene encoding methionine--tRNA ligase — translation MSEPFYITTAIAYPNGDPHVGHAYEYIATDAVARFKRLDGYDVRYLTGTDVHGLKMAEAAKAQGLPTAELARRNSDVFQRLQEKLNISFDRFIRTSDPDHYEASKAIWKRMNDAGDIYLDAYKGWYSVRDERFFTEAETTVREDGSRIATETGAPVTWTEEQTYFFRLSAYTDRLLAHYREHPEFIEPEARRNEIVSFVSGGLRDLSISRTTFDWGVPVPDHPDHVMYVWVDALTNYLTGVGFPDTESELFKRYWPADIHMIGKDIIRFHTVYWPAFLMSAGIELPRKVFAHGWLLNRGEKMSKSIGNVVDPVNLVDTFGLDQVRYFFLREVPFGQDGSYSEEAIIGRINADLANELGNLAQRSLSMVAKNLGGVVPDPGEFSAEDRELLDAADGLLERVRGHYDAVAMHLALEATWSVLGLANRYFSAQEPWVLRKSESAEDQQRFRTVLYTTLEVVRIAALLTQPVMPDSMSKLLDLLGQRPEARTFASVGTRLEPGTALPEPTGVFPRYQVES, via the coding sequence ATGAGCGAGCCTTTCTACATCACCACCGCGATCGCCTACCCGAACGGCGATCCGCACGTGGGCCACGCCTACGAGTACATCGCCACCGACGCGGTCGCGCGGTTCAAGCGGCTCGACGGGTACGACGTGCGCTACCTGACGGGCACCGATGTGCACGGGCTCAAGATGGCCGAGGCCGCCAAGGCCCAGGGCCTGCCCACCGCGGAGCTGGCGCGGCGCAACTCCGATGTGTTCCAGCGGCTGCAGGAGAAGCTGAACATCTCCTTCGACCGGTTCATCCGCACCTCCGACCCGGACCACTACGAGGCGTCCAAGGCGATCTGGAAGCGGATGAACGACGCCGGCGACATCTACCTCGACGCGTACAAGGGCTGGTACTCGGTGCGCGACGAGCGCTTCTTCACCGAGGCGGAGACCACGGTGCGCGAGGACGGCTCCCGGATCGCCACCGAGACCGGCGCCCCGGTCACCTGGACCGAGGAGCAGACCTACTTCTTCCGGCTGTCGGCCTACACCGACCGGCTGCTCGCGCACTACCGGGAGCACCCGGAGTTCATCGAACCCGAGGCGCGGCGCAACGAGATCGTCAGCTTCGTCTCCGGCGGGCTGCGCGACCTGTCGATCTCGCGCACCACGTTCGACTGGGGTGTGCCGGTGCCCGACCATCCCGACCACGTGATGTACGTGTGGGTGGACGCGCTGACGAACTACCTGACCGGCGTGGGCTTCCCGGACACCGAGTCCGAGCTGTTCAAGCGGTACTGGCCGGCCGACATCCACATGATCGGCAAGGACATCATCCGCTTCCACACCGTGTACTGGCCGGCGTTCCTGATGTCGGCGGGAATCGAGTTGCCGCGCAAGGTGTTCGCGCACGGCTGGCTGCTCAACCGCGGCGAGAAGATGAGCAAGTCGATCGGCAACGTGGTCGACCCGGTCAACCTGGTCGACACGTTCGGGCTCGACCAGGTGCGCTACTTCTTCCTGCGTGAGGTGCCGTTCGGCCAGGACGGCAGCTACAGCGAGGAGGCGATCATCGGCCGCATCAACGCCGATCTCGCCAACGAGCTGGGCAACCTGGCGCAGCGCTCGCTGTCGATGGTGGCCAAGAACCTCGGCGGGGTCGTGCCGGACCCGGGCGAGTTCAGCGCCGAGGACCGTGAGCTGCTCGACGCGGCCGACGGTCTGCTGGAGCGGGTGCGCGGCCACTACGACGCGGTGGCGATGCACCTGGCGCTGGAGGCGACGTGGTCGGTGCTCGGCCTGGCCAACCGGTACTTCTCCGCCCAGGAGCCGTGGGTGCTGCGCAAGTCCGAGTCCGCCGAGGACCAGCAGCGGTTCCGCACCGTGCTGTACACGACGCTGGAGGTGGTGCGCATCGCCGCGCTGCTGACCCAGCCGGTGATGCCCGATTCGATGTCCAAGCTTCTCGATCTGCTCGGCCAGCGCCCCGAGGCGCGCACGTTCGCCTCCGTCGGCACCCGCCTGGAACCGGGCACCGCGTTGCCGGAACCCACCGGCGTGTTCCCCCGCTACCAGGTTGAGTCATGA
- a CDS encoding TatD family hydrolase, with the protein MSSKRSGREQPPAPEPLRPLIDAHTHLDACGATDAASVTAIVDRAAAVGVAAVVTIADDLDSARWVTTAADADERVYAAVALHPTRAGALTDGAKAEIERLAAHPRVVAIGETGMDMYWPGKLDGCADPATQREAFAWHIDLAKRTGKPLMIHNREADAEVLDVLAAEGAPDTVIFHCFSSGPEMARTCVDAGWLLSLSGTVSFKNAKALQQAAALIPDGQLLVETDAPFLTPHPYRGAPNEPYCLPYTVRALAELLGRPAEELAQRTTETAIRVYDLASCPL; encoded by the coding sequence GTGAGTTCGAAGCGTTCAGGACGGGAGCAGCCGCCGGCACCTGAGCCGCTGCGTCCGCTGATCGACGCCCACACCCACCTCGACGCCTGCGGGGCCACCGACGCCGCCAGCGTCACCGCGATCGTCGACCGCGCCGCCGCCGTCGGGGTGGCCGCCGTCGTCACCATCGCCGACGACCTCGACTCCGCGCGCTGGGTGACCACCGCCGCCGACGCCGACGAGCGCGTCTACGCCGCGGTCGCGCTGCACCCGACCCGCGCCGGCGCGCTCACCGACGGCGCGAAGGCCGAGATCGAGCGGCTGGCCGCGCACCCGCGCGTCGTCGCCATCGGGGAGACCGGGATGGACATGTACTGGCCCGGCAAACTGGACGGCTGCGCCGACCCGGCCACCCAGCGTGAGGCCTTCGCCTGGCACATCGACCTGGCCAAACGCACCGGCAAACCGCTGATGATCCACAACCGGGAGGCCGACGCCGAGGTGCTCGACGTGCTGGCCGCCGAGGGCGCCCCGGACACCGTGATCTTCCACTGCTTCTCGTCGGGCCCGGAGATGGCCCGCACCTGCGTCGACGCCGGCTGGCTGCTGAGCCTGTCGGGCACGGTCAGCTTCAAGAACGCCAAGGCGCTGCAGCAGGCCGCCGCGCTGATCCCGGACGGTCAGCTGCTGGTCGAGACCGACGCGCCGTTCCTCACCCCGCACCCGTACCGCGGCGCACCCAACGAGCCGTACTGTCTGCCGTACACGGTGCGGGCGCTCGCCGAGCTGCTGGGCCGGCCCGCCGAGGAGCTGGCGCAGCGGACCACCGAGACCGCGATCCGGGTCTACGACCTGGCGAGTTGCCCGCTCTGA
- a CDS encoding NAD(P)/FAD-dependent oxidoreductase produces MTAHTSVRVVVIGGGYSGTLTANHLRMRPGLDITLVNPRPHFVERIRLHQFAAGTYTPTVDYGTLLGEGIRLVVDTATRIDTAGRRIELASGGALDYDYVIYAVGSRTAFPASVPGAAEFGYSVAELESAQRLRDALAALQPDVAPAPPVTVVGGGFTGVETAAELAEEGHCVTLICGGELVPTFSAPGRRSVERTLRRLGVTLMETDVVTEVRRDAVVLGDGAVRSSAITIWATGFGVPELAAASGMRTDELGRLLTDETLTSVDDDRIVAAGDCASPSGAPLRMCCATATQVAPQAAETVLARIAGDAPSRFHFAYAGACVSLGRRAGVLQLARRDDSPVSVFVGGRPGAKLKESICRGVVWALRRSARNPGFAFAFRGGPRPAEPTPVWTDVTS; encoded by the coding sequence ATGACTGCACACACCTCTGTTCGCGTCGTCGTCATCGGCGGCGGCTACTCCGGCACCCTGACGGCCAACCACCTGCGCATGCGTCCCGGCCTGGACATCACGCTGGTCAATCCGCGACCGCACTTCGTCGAACGCATCCGGCTGCACCAGTTCGCGGCAGGCACCTACACCCCCACCGTCGACTACGGCACCCTGCTCGGCGAGGGCATCCGGCTCGTCGTCGACACCGCGACCCGCATCGACACCGCGGGCCGGCGCATCGAACTCGCGTCGGGCGGCGCGCTGGACTATGACTACGTCATCTACGCGGTCGGCAGCCGCACCGCGTTCCCGGCGTCGGTGCCGGGCGCGGCCGAATTCGGCTACTCCGTAGCGGAACTGGAGTCCGCGCAGCGGTTGCGCGACGCGCTCGCCGCGCTGCAACCCGACGTGGCGCCCGCCCCGCCGGTCACCGTCGTCGGCGGCGGTTTCACCGGGGTCGAGACGGCCGCCGAGCTGGCCGAGGAGGGCCACTGCGTCACCCTGATCTGCGGCGGTGAGCTGGTCCCGACCTTCTCCGCGCCCGGCCGACGCTCCGTGGAGCGGACCCTGCGCCGCCTCGGCGTCACGCTGATGGAGACCGACGTGGTCACCGAGGTGCGCCGCGACGCCGTCGTCCTCGGCGACGGCGCCGTACGATCCAGCGCGATCACCATCTGGGCCACCGGGTTCGGCGTGCCCGAACTGGCCGCGGCCAGCGGGATGCGCACCGACGAGCTGGGCCGGCTGCTCACCGACGAGACCCTGACCAGCGTCGACGACGACCGGATCGTCGCCGCCGGGGACTGCGCGTCACCGTCGGGGGCGCCGCTGCGGATGTGCTGCGCGACGGCCACCCAGGTCGCGCCGCAGGCCGCCGAGACGGTGCTGGCCCGCATCGCCGGCGACGCCCCGTCGCGGTTCCACTTCGCCTACGCCGGTGCCTGCGTCAGCCTGGGCCGGCGCGCCGGGGTGCTGCAGCTGGCCCGCCGCGACGACTCACCGGTCAGCGTCTTCGTCGGCGGCCGCCCCGGCGCGAAACTCAAGGAGTCGATCTGCAGGGGCGTGGTGTGGGCGCTGCGCCGCTCGGCCCGCAACCCCGGGTTCGCGTTCGCGTTCCGGGGTGGCCCGCGCCCCGCGGAGCCGACACCCGTGTGGACGGACGTCACGTCGTGA
- the gdhA gene encoding NADP-specific glutamate dehydrogenase produces the protein MNGLHEKLRDIYEEVIRRNGGETEFHQSVYEVLASLGPVVDKHPEYVDSEVIRRLCEPERQIIFRVPWVDDRGTVQINRGFRVEFNSALGPFKGGLRFHPSVYLGIVKFLGFEQIFKNALTGMPIGGGKGGADFDPKGRSDNEVMRFCQSFMTELYRHLGEYTDVPAGDIGVGMREIGYLFGQYKRITNRYESGVLTGKGMTWGGSLVRTEATGYGTVFFVNEILKTTSDSFEGKRVVVSGSGNVAIYAIEKIHELGGTVVACSDSGGYVVDEKGIDLELLKEVKEVRRARISDYAELRGGAARFIADSTVWNVPCEIALPCATQNEINEDEARALVANGCRIVAEGANMPCSPKAVKVFADARVTFAPGKAVNAGGVATSALEMQQNASRDSWTFAETEERLEVIMRRIHKRCLATAEEYGQPGNYVAGANIAGFIRVADAMLALGLI, from the coding sequence ATGAACGGCCTACACGAGAAACTGCGCGATATCTACGAAGAGGTCATCCGCCGCAACGGCGGGGAGACCGAGTTCCACCAGTCCGTCTACGAGGTGCTGGCCAGCCTGGGCCCGGTGGTGGACAAGCACCCGGAATACGTTGACTCCGAGGTGATCCGGCGGCTGTGCGAGCCGGAACGCCAGATCATCTTCCGGGTGCCGTGGGTCGACGACCGCGGCACGGTGCAGATCAACCGTGGTTTCCGCGTCGAGTTCAACTCGGCACTGGGACCGTTCAAGGGCGGTCTGCGGTTCCACCCGTCGGTGTACCTCGGGATCGTCAAGTTCCTGGGCTTCGAGCAGATCTTCAAGAACGCGCTGACCGGCATGCCGATCGGTGGCGGTAAGGGCGGCGCCGACTTCGACCCGAAGGGCCGCTCCGACAACGAGGTGATGCGGTTCTGCCAGTCGTTCATGACCGAGCTGTACCGCCACCTCGGCGAGTACACCGATGTGCCCGCCGGCGACATCGGTGTCGGCATGCGCGAAATCGGCTATCTGTTCGGCCAGTACAAGCGGATCACCAACCGCTACGAATCCGGTGTGCTGACCGGCAAGGGCATGACGTGGGGCGGGTCGCTGGTGCGCACCGAGGCCACCGGCTACGGCACCGTGTTCTTCGTCAACGAGATCCTCAAGACCACCAGCGACAGCTTCGAGGGCAAGCGCGTCGTGGTGTCGGGTTCCGGCAACGTGGCGATCTACGCGATCGAGAAGATCCACGAGCTCGGCGGCACCGTGGTGGCCTGCTCGGATTCCGGCGGCTACGTCGTCGACGAGAAGGGCATCGACCTCGAGCTCCTCAAGGAGGTCAAGGAGGTGCGCCGCGCCCGCATCTCCGATTACGCCGAACTACGCGGCGGCGCAGCGCGTTTCATCGCCGACAGCACCGTGTGGAACGTGCCGTGTGAGATCGCGCTGCCGTGTGCGACGCAGAACGAGATCAACGAGGACGAGGCGCGCGCGCTGGTCGCCAACGGCTGCCGCATCGTCGCCGAGGGCGCCAACATGCCGTGTTCACCCAAGGCGGTCAAGGTGTTCGCCGACGCCCGCGTGACGTTCGCGCCCGGCAAGGCGGTCAACGCCGGCGGTGTGGCCACCAGCGCGCTGGAGATGCAGCAGAACGCGTCGCGGGACTCGTGGACGTTCGCCGAGACCGAGGAGCGCCTCGAGGTCATCATGCGCCGCATCCACAAGCGGTGCCTGGCCACCGCCGAGGAGTACGGCCAGCCCGGCAACTACGTGGCAGGCGCCAACATCGCGGGGTTCATCCGGGTGGCCGACGCGATGCTGGCGCTGGGCCTGATCTAG